The following proteins come from a genomic window of Malus sylvestris chromosome 4, drMalSylv7.2, whole genome shotgun sequence:
- the LOC126618736 gene encoding F-box protein At3g07870-like, whose amino-acid sequence MDAHTKKTEPTNTDIEEDDKKPYILQLPDHITVQIFCKVPIKTLIQCQCVCKSWRHSLSDPRFTKHLFSQTPPSFLFHGLRGGPINPKSEGYLLFDLDKVSNPNDFVLKLARDPNVHALRVGILGSCNGLLCIYELNQRHFYISNPITSESLALPVISLSPHTIAYCQRRRIDNPYYCGFGFSPISNVYKVVVFMSPSDKSSEDEVLVLTVGSRIWRSIGDVSVFPSSRFQPYGVYLNGFLHWVGQYGDSSTFIWAFDVEREHFQQLPLPPCYLDLDQLPSCLDLLETQFTLGVLNGCLSVTVRSCSTRNINVWMMKDYGINESWTKELEISNEALDSPTFARVLKFTEEGKVLLLNGSHLQAYTPGTRGVVMVEVDGMLSLIDECVHIPSFLQLRDIIAG is encoded by the coding sequence ATGGATGCACACACAAAGAAAACCGAACCAACAAACACTGACATAGAAGAGGATGATAAGAAACCCTACATTCTGCAATTGCCAGACCACATAACAGTGCAGATATTCTGCAAAGTCCCAATTAAAACCCTCATCCAATGCCAGTGTGTGTGCAAGTCTTGGCGCCATTCGCTCTCAGACCCCcggtttaccaaacacctattTTCACAAACACCCCCTTCATTTTTGTTCCATGGCTTAAGAGGCGGCCCCATAAACCCCAAATCGGAGGGATACTTATTGTTCGACCTTGATAAGGTCTCAAACCCAAATGACTTTGTACTGAAGCTTGCTAGAGATCCAAATGTCCACGCTCTTCGCGTGGGCATTTTGGGTTCTTGCAATGGTTTGCTCTGCATATATGAATTGAACCAACGCCATTTTTACATTTCCAATCCCATTACTAGCGAGTCTTTAGCGCTTCCAGTGATATCCTTGTCTCCCCATACTATCGCCTATTGTCAGCGTCGGAGAATTGATAATCCGTATTATTGTGGGTTTGGGTTTAGTCCCATCAGTAATGTCTACAAAGTTGTTGTGTTTATGTCTCCGAGTGATAAATCTAGTGAAGATGAAGTATTGGTTTTGACTGTTGGCTCCAGGATTTGGAGAAGCATTGGGGATGTGTCCGTGTTCCCTTCCTCTCGGTTTCAACCATATGGGGTTTATCTTAATGGATTCCTTCATTGGGTTGGTCAGTATGGGGATAGTTCGACTTTCATATGGGCCTTTGACGTTGAAAGGGAGCATTTCCAGCAGTTACCACTTCCTCCCTGTTATTTGGACTTAGACCAGCTGCCGAGCTGTTTGGATTTGCTAGAAACTCAATTTACCCTTGGAGTCTTGAATGGTTGCCTCTCTGTAACTGTTCGCTCTTGCTCGACTCGTAATATCAATGTCTGGATGATGAAGGATTATGGCATTAACGAGTCTTGGACCAAAGAGCTTGAAATTAGCAACGAAGCACTTGATTCTCCAACTTTTGCCCGAGTGTTGAAGTTTACAGAGGAGGGGAAAGTCTTGTTGTTAAATGGGTCTCACTTGCAGGCTTACACTCCTGGAACAAGGGGTGTTGTGATGGTTGAGGTTGATGGGATGCTATCATTGATCGATGAGTGTGTTCATATTCCAAGCTTTCTGCAGCTTAGAGATATCATCGCAGGCTAG
- the LOC126618743 gene encoding uncharacterized protein LOC126618743 isoform X1, with translation MSFFPSNSQIQTQNADSRFQATVLVGAPSFPDAIAWSDENLIAVASGHLVTILNPAALPFGPRGLITIKNSQPFPIGVVDRQDLFSNCMLPTILSRDQEPCVRSISWSPVGLAPNAGCLLAVCTTQGFVKLYRSPYCDFCAEWIEVANVSAKLYDYLQSINFGEAWASSSKQQDVNEHEIEPEIDYDPVKQKSSNKIVRASKSKVKPAKEIPENSTLPLITADQYASRTAMLSTLAVAWSPMLHSLSKTCSVPQDGLSMSLLAVGGKSGKVSVWRIPIPECYSVDQSRVPETVALIGILQAHNSWITAIGWALLDSDSSNPKVLLATASTDGSVRIWLGNNEKLLKSSEPSDTSFSLLQEVASDAAPVFVLSVIVPTKSPDKIHLAAGKGSGSFELWICNISSQNFDKIGTYDAHGQTVTGLAWAFDGQSLYSCSQDNVVRCWILSGSSLCEVPIPSNTPRLRNSTDLPEEFVSCFGLAVSPGNLVIAWVRNTDVEQLNPMYEARTQKAIVEFFWTGGQQVDVSPNNSLHFDIEAIPGFSEELVYWESNFLWSLKQYEMQDKPLVVWDIVTALLAFNHSKPEYVEEVLIKWLSISYLGSQTGIPAETVLLNVSRSCSIVTSRQLHLLNIICRRVILSEMKGDEINSKLLNLKGVHGAEKEKRSLWINLLLNSEKELRERLVGFTFSALLSQMPTSAPNSPPGKWFPVGFAQMEQWIELNHDHVHGQLKVLASEVGKRDRRFKSSKCTSAETCSYCLASVPFESPDVAICSGKGHKLVRCSISMEICPTTPTWFCTCCHRRASKPAPATLFATPGLPFNFKSLAASPLLDTSLKPLCPFCGILLQRLQPDFLLSASPT, from the exons ATGTCTTTCTTTCCCTCCAATTcccaaatccaaacccaaaacgCCGACTCCCGTTTCCAGGCCACCGTGCTCGTCGGCGCTCCATCCTTCCCCGACGCCATCGCTTGGTCCGACGAGAACCTCATCGCCGTCGCTTCCGGCCACCTCGTCACCATTCTG AATCCGGCTGCTCTGCCTTTTGGACCAAGAGGCCTAATCACCATAAAAAACAGCCAACCTTTTCCGATTGGTGTCGTAGACAGACAAG ATTTATTCTCTAATTGCATGCTGCCTACCATTTTATCACGGGACCAAGAACCCTGTGTTCGATCGATTTCTTGGTCCCCCGTTGGGCTTGCTCCGAACGCAGGCTGCTTGCTGGCTGTCTGCACCACCCAAGGATTCGTCAAGCTTTATCGCTCTCCATATTGCGATTTTTGTGCTGAATGGATAGAG GTTGCAAATGTATCGGCCAAGCTTTATGATTATCTTCAGAGTATAAATTTTGGGGAGGCATGGGCTTCTTCATCAAAACAGCAAGATGTAAAT GAGCATGAAATAGAACCTGAGATTGACTATGACCCAGTGAAACAAAAGAGTTCAAATAAGATTGTTCGTGCTTCAAAATCGAAAGTAAAACCTGCCAAGGAGATACCAGAAAACAGCACACTCCCTCTTATAACTGCAGATCAATATGCTTCTCGCACGGCAATGCTATCAACTCTTGCAGTTGCCTGGTCGCCAATGCTGCATTCACTATCCAAAACCTGTTCAGTTCCTCAAGATGGTTTGTCCATGTCGTTACTTGCAGTTGGAGGGAAGTCCGGGAAAGTTTCTGTATGGAGAATTCCTATACCAGAATGCTACTCTGTTGATCAAAGCAGGGTCCCGGAAACTGTGGCACTCATAGGGATTCTTCAGGCACACAATTCATGGATCACAGCTATTGGTTGGGCGTTGCTTGATTCTGATTCTTCAAATCCTAAAGTTTTGTTGGCTACAGCTAGTACTGATGGGAG TGTGAGGATCTGGCTGGGGAATAATGAAAAGTTGCTGAAGTCATCAGAACCTAGCGACACTTCCTTTTCCCTATTGCAGGAG GTTGCAAGCGATGCTGCCCCAGTTTTTGTACTTTCAGTCATTGTGCCTACTAAGTCTCCAGACAAAATTCACTTAGCAGCTGGAAAAGGATCTGGCTCTTTTGAATTGTGGATATGCAACATATCTAGCCAAAATTTTGACAAGATTGGCACATATGATGCACATGGCCAGACG GTTACAGGATTAGCTTGGGCGTTTGATGGGCAATCTTTGTACAGCTGCAGCCAG GATAATGTTGTACGCTGTTGGATTTTGAGTGGAAGTTCTCTCTGTGAAGTACCTATTCCTTCAAATACTCCTCGTCTGAGAAACTCAACTGAT TTACCAGAAgaatttgtttcttgctttgGTCTGGCAGTGTCCCCTGGAAATCTTGTGATTGCTTGG GTTCGAAATACTGATGTTGAACAATTAAACCCAATGTACGAGGCAAG GACTCAAAAGGCCATTGTTGAGTTTTTCTGGACCGGTGGGCAGCAAGTAGATGTCTCGCCAAACAATTCCCTACATTTTGATATTGAAGCGATTCCTGGTTTTTCTGAGGAGTTGGTTTATTGGGAGTCCAACTTTCTATGGTCCTTAAAGCAGTATGAAATGCAAGATAAACCTCTGGTTGTTTGGGATATTGTAACAGCATTGTTGGCTTTCAATCATTCTAAACCAGAGTATGTAGAAGAAGTACTGATTAAGTGGCTCTCTATTTCATACTTGGGATCTCAAACGGGCATTCCTGCTGAAACggttttgttgaatgtctcCCGAAGTTGCTCAATAGTTACTTCTCGCCAATTACACCTTCTCAATATAATCTGCAGACGTGTGATTCTATCAGAGATGAAGGGTGATGAAATAAACAGTAAATTACTGAATTTGAAAGGAGTACATGGAGCTGAAAAAGAGAAGCGGTCTTTGTGGATCAATCTGCTTTTGAACAGTGAAAAAGAACTCCGGGAAAGGCTTGTGGGATTTACATTTTCTGCTCTTTTAAGTCAAATGCCTACTTCAGCCCCAAATTCTCCACCTGGAAAGTGGTTTCCTGTTGGCTTTGCACAAATGGAGCAGTGGATTGAGCTTAATCATGATCATGTGCACGGTCAGCTAAAGGTCCTCGCATCCGAAGTTGGAAAGCGGGATAGGAG GTTTAAGTCCAGTAAATGCACATCAGCAGAGACGTGCAGCTATTGTTTAGCATCAGTTCCATTTGAATCTCCAGACGTTGCCATCTGCAGCGGAAAGGGCCACAAACTAGTCAGGTGTTCCATTTCTATGGAGATTTGTCCTACTACTCCGACATGGTTTTGCACATGCTGTCATAGACGAGCTTCCAAACCGGCACCAGCGACTCTGTTTGCAACCCCCGGTCTTCCTTTCAATTTCAAATCTTTGGCCGCATCGCCTTTGCTAGACACATCCTTAAAACCACTGTGTCCCTTTTGTGGTATACTGCTACAAAGACTACAACCGGATTTCCTACTTTCTGCATCACCAACTTAA
- the LOC126618743 gene encoding uncharacterized protein LOC126618743 isoform X2 encodes MSFFPSNSQIQTQNADSRFQATVLVGAPSFPDAIAWSDENLIAVASGHLVTILNPAALPFGPRGLITIKNSQPFPIGVVDRQEPCVRSISWSPVGLAPNAGCLLAVCTTQGFVKLYRSPYCDFCAEWIEVANVSAKLYDYLQSINFGEAWASSSKQQDVNEHEIEPEIDYDPVKQKSSNKIVRASKSKVKPAKEIPENSTLPLITADQYASRTAMLSTLAVAWSPMLHSLSKTCSVPQDGLSMSLLAVGGKSGKVSVWRIPIPECYSVDQSRVPETVALIGILQAHNSWITAIGWALLDSDSSNPKVLLATASTDGSVRIWLGNNEKLLKSSEPSDTSFSLLQEVASDAAPVFVLSVIVPTKSPDKIHLAAGKGSGSFELWICNISSQNFDKIGTYDAHGQTVTGLAWAFDGQSLYSCSQDNVVRCWILSGSSLCEVPIPSNTPRLRNSTDLPEEFVSCFGLAVSPGNLVIAWVRNTDVEQLNPMYEARTQKAIVEFFWTGGQQVDVSPNNSLHFDIEAIPGFSEELVYWESNFLWSLKQYEMQDKPLVVWDIVTALLAFNHSKPEYVEEVLIKWLSISYLGSQTGIPAETVLLNVSRSCSIVTSRQLHLLNIICRRVILSEMKGDEINSKLLNLKGVHGAEKEKRSLWINLLLNSEKELRERLVGFTFSALLSQMPTSAPNSPPGKWFPVGFAQMEQWIELNHDHVHGQLKVLASEVGKRDRRFKSSKCTSAETCSYCLASVPFESPDVAICSGKGHKLVRCSISMEICPTTPTWFCTCCHRRASKPAPATLFATPGLPFNFKSLAASPLLDTSLKPLCPFCGILLQRLQPDFLLSASPT; translated from the exons ATGTCTTTCTTTCCCTCCAATTcccaaatccaaacccaaaacgCCGACTCCCGTTTCCAGGCCACCGTGCTCGTCGGCGCTCCATCCTTCCCCGACGCCATCGCTTGGTCCGACGAGAACCTCATCGCCGTCGCTTCCGGCCACCTCGTCACCATTCTG AATCCGGCTGCTCTGCCTTTTGGACCAAGAGGCCTAATCACCATAAAAAACAGCCAACCTTTTCCGATTGGTGTCGTAGACAGACAAG AACCCTGTGTTCGATCGATTTCTTGGTCCCCCGTTGGGCTTGCTCCGAACGCAGGCTGCTTGCTGGCTGTCTGCACCACCCAAGGATTCGTCAAGCTTTATCGCTCTCCATATTGCGATTTTTGTGCTGAATGGATAGAG GTTGCAAATGTATCGGCCAAGCTTTATGATTATCTTCAGAGTATAAATTTTGGGGAGGCATGGGCTTCTTCATCAAAACAGCAAGATGTAAAT GAGCATGAAATAGAACCTGAGATTGACTATGACCCAGTGAAACAAAAGAGTTCAAATAAGATTGTTCGTGCTTCAAAATCGAAAGTAAAACCTGCCAAGGAGATACCAGAAAACAGCACACTCCCTCTTATAACTGCAGATCAATATGCTTCTCGCACGGCAATGCTATCAACTCTTGCAGTTGCCTGGTCGCCAATGCTGCATTCACTATCCAAAACCTGTTCAGTTCCTCAAGATGGTTTGTCCATGTCGTTACTTGCAGTTGGAGGGAAGTCCGGGAAAGTTTCTGTATGGAGAATTCCTATACCAGAATGCTACTCTGTTGATCAAAGCAGGGTCCCGGAAACTGTGGCACTCATAGGGATTCTTCAGGCACACAATTCATGGATCACAGCTATTGGTTGGGCGTTGCTTGATTCTGATTCTTCAAATCCTAAAGTTTTGTTGGCTACAGCTAGTACTGATGGGAG TGTGAGGATCTGGCTGGGGAATAATGAAAAGTTGCTGAAGTCATCAGAACCTAGCGACACTTCCTTTTCCCTATTGCAGGAG GTTGCAAGCGATGCTGCCCCAGTTTTTGTACTTTCAGTCATTGTGCCTACTAAGTCTCCAGACAAAATTCACTTAGCAGCTGGAAAAGGATCTGGCTCTTTTGAATTGTGGATATGCAACATATCTAGCCAAAATTTTGACAAGATTGGCACATATGATGCACATGGCCAGACG GTTACAGGATTAGCTTGGGCGTTTGATGGGCAATCTTTGTACAGCTGCAGCCAG GATAATGTTGTACGCTGTTGGATTTTGAGTGGAAGTTCTCTCTGTGAAGTACCTATTCCTTCAAATACTCCTCGTCTGAGAAACTCAACTGAT TTACCAGAAgaatttgtttcttgctttgGTCTGGCAGTGTCCCCTGGAAATCTTGTGATTGCTTGG GTTCGAAATACTGATGTTGAACAATTAAACCCAATGTACGAGGCAAG GACTCAAAAGGCCATTGTTGAGTTTTTCTGGACCGGTGGGCAGCAAGTAGATGTCTCGCCAAACAATTCCCTACATTTTGATATTGAAGCGATTCCTGGTTTTTCTGAGGAGTTGGTTTATTGGGAGTCCAACTTTCTATGGTCCTTAAAGCAGTATGAAATGCAAGATAAACCTCTGGTTGTTTGGGATATTGTAACAGCATTGTTGGCTTTCAATCATTCTAAACCAGAGTATGTAGAAGAAGTACTGATTAAGTGGCTCTCTATTTCATACTTGGGATCTCAAACGGGCATTCCTGCTGAAACggttttgttgaatgtctcCCGAAGTTGCTCAATAGTTACTTCTCGCCAATTACACCTTCTCAATATAATCTGCAGACGTGTGATTCTATCAGAGATGAAGGGTGATGAAATAAACAGTAAATTACTGAATTTGAAAGGAGTACATGGAGCTGAAAAAGAGAAGCGGTCTTTGTGGATCAATCTGCTTTTGAACAGTGAAAAAGAACTCCGGGAAAGGCTTGTGGGATTTACATTTTCTGCTCTTTTAAGTCAAATGCCTACTTCAGCCCCAAATTCTCCACCTGGAAAGTGGTTTCCTGTTGGCTTTGCACAAATGGAGCAGTGGATTGAGCTTAATCATGATCATGTGCACGGTCAGCTAAAGGTCCTCGCATCCGAAGTTGGAAAGCGGGATAGGAG GTTTAAGTCCAGTAAATGCACATCAGCAGAGACGTGCAGCTATTGTTTAGCATCAGTTCCATTTGAATCTCCAGACGTTGCCATCTGCAGCGGAAAGGGCCACAAACTAGTCAGGTGTTCCATTTCTATGGAGATTTGTCCTACTACTCCGACATGGTTTTGCACATGCTGTCATAGACGAGCTTCCAAACCGGCACCAGCGACTCTGTTTGCAACCCCCGGTCTTCCTTTCAATTTCAAATCTTTGGCCGCATCGCCTTTGCTAGACACATCCTTAAAACCACTGTGTCCCTTTTGTGGTATACTGCTACAAAGACTACAACCGGATTTCCTACTTTCTGCATCACCAACTTAA
- the LOC126618744 gene encoding protein TIC 22-like, chloroplastic, protein MNLGNSNNPKTSSPPTHNPPQLSLQQAFTNLQNHCSGFLHHLSHLPLFNPNPSSLQTHLQSTFSNLQNQAKQAFDSRFSSFNPVHSSGKNPVWGRIAVSNKTQVANSPGGGSKAAMTTEDIEERLAGVPVYALSNASEEFVLVSGASTGKSLGLFCFKKEDADALLEHIRIMDPGMRSGSKVVAVALNKVFQLKVDGVAFRLIPEYSQVKNALKEREKVGTSDDDGFPGVPVFQSRSLVLKSQSKSYRPVFFRKEDLENSLSRASRDQNQLNPAFRPGDVQVAVLEEVIKGMKEGSTSTWDDVVFIPPGFDISTDPNKQ, encoded by the exons ATGAACTTGGGAAACTCCAATAACCCGAAAACTTCCTCACCACCGACACACAATCCGCCCCAACTCAGCCTCCAACAGGCTTTCACCAACCTCCAAAACCATTGCTCCGGTTTCCTCCACCACCTCTCCCACCTTCCCCTCTTCAACCCGAACCCTTCTTCCCTCCAAACACACCTGCAATCCACCTTCTCCAACCTCCAGAATCAAGCAAAACAGGCATTCGATTCCAGGTTTTCGAGCTTCAATCCGGTGCATTCTTCTGGCAAGAACCCAGTTTGGGGTCGAATTGCGGTGAGTAACAAAACCCAGGTCGCCAATTCCCCTGGTGGCGGGTCTAAAGCCGCCATGACCACCGAGGACATCGAAGAGCGGCTTGCCGGCGTGCCGGTTTATGCTCTCAGTAATGCCTCGGAGGAATTCGTGTTGGTTTCTGGTGCTTCCACTGGGAAGTCTCTGGGATTGTTTTGTTTCAAGAAAGAGGATGCGGATGCACTTCTTGAGCATATTAGGATTATGGACCCCGGAATGCGAAGCGGGTCGAAAGTGGTGGCTGTGGCTTTAAATAAG GTTTTTCAGCTCAAGGTCGATGGAGTAGCCTTCAGGTTGATTCCTGAGTATTCTCAAGTCAAGAATGCGCTTAAG GAGAGAGAAAAGGTTGGAACTTCTGATGATGATGGCTTTCCTGGTGTACCAGTTTTCCAG TCAAGGAGCTTGGTTCTGAAAAGCCAAAGCAAGAGCTATCGTCCAGTATTTTTCAGGAAG GAGGATTTGGAAAATTCACTATCAAGAGCTTCTCGTGACCAGAATCAATTAAATCCTGCCTTCAGACCAGGGGATGTTCAG GTTGCTGTTCTTGAGGAAGTCATAAAGGGGATGAAG GAGGGTTCTACATCAACGTGGGATGACGTCGTCTTCATCCCTCCTGGATTTGACATCTCTACTGATCCCAACAAGCAATAG